A single genomic interval of Helianthus annuus cultivar XRQ/B chromosome 13, HanXRQr2.0-SUNRISE, whole genome shotgun sequence harbors:
- the LOC110898095 gene encoding protein HIRA: MIAEKPIWVQHEGMQIFSIDIQPGGLRFATGGGDHKVRIWNMKYVHKVLHLDPDKPKLELLATLRDHFGSVNCVRWAKHGRYIASGSDDQVIQIHERKPGSGTTEFGSGEAPDVENWKIAFTLRGHTADVVDLNWSPDDSTLASGSLDNTIHIWDVSNGICTAVLRGHSSLVKGVTWDPIGSFIASQSDDKTVIIWRTSDWSLAHRTDGHWTKSLGSTFFRRLGWSPCGHFITTTHGFQKPRHSAPVLERGEWTATFDFLGHNAPIIVVKFNHSMFKRNPTNTHEAKGASAGWANGSSKNSGKESQPYNVIAIGSQDRTITVWTTASARPLFVAKHFFTQSVVDLSWSPDGYSLFACSLDGTVATFHFEVKEIGHRLSDVELEELKKSRYGDVRGRQANLAESPAQLLLEAASKKVTAPVANNNTPSTMKSSSLDIASKVDPLPDLGKNTVGVVDNTSNKTVTQAPRVSSPVKQREYRRPDGRKRIIPEAVRVPAQGENINLNTSTVSQSQNVDFSMKSTENGDLAFREGPPTKKAMVAGVSSRATVSESLIIEKVPVSADKDGNINVEQIGGLKSSSGSFKPLSIRVFDNKEGDTHVCLEARPKEHAANDIIGVGSTFLMKETEISCTRNGQTLWSDRISCNVTVLAGNTNFWAVGCEDGSLQVYTKCGRRSMPTMMMGSTPVFIDCDDSWKLLLVTRKGSLYVWDLFNRKCILHDSLASLMNSDPKSTGSVKVISAKLSKSGSPLVTLATRHAFMFDMNLMCWLRVADDCFPASNFASSFTLGFPQNGELAALQVDVRKFLARKPGWSRVTDDGVQTRAHLEAQLASALSLKSPNEYRQCLLSYIRFLAREADEARLREVCENFLGPPTGMAETVASDASNPTWDPCVLGMKKHKLLREDILPAMASNRKVQRLLNEFMDLLSEYKTANPNLEPPATTSNTITPPPATDQTAAKPSATNETTTAPPVVNDVAQTESATQPMDEEQPGNHPPKSDQMDVDPPSTNKTDPVPDEMTS; the protein is encoded by the exons ATGATTGCAGAAAAGCCAATTTGGGTTCAACATGAAGGAATGCAAATCTTTTCGATTGATATTCAACCTGGGGGGCTTCGATTTGCCACTGGCGGTGGTGATCATAAG GTACGGATTTGGAACATGAAGTACGTTCACAAGGTCTTGCATTTGGACCCAGATAAACCAAAACTAGAACTTCTTGCTACTCTTCGTGATCATTTCGGGTCAGTCAATTGCGTTAGGTGGGCCAAACACGGCCGGTATATCGCGTCCGGGTCAGACGATCAAGTCATTCAAATCCACGAGAGAAAACCCGGTTCTGGAACCACTGAATTCGGTAGCGGTGAAGCACCCGATGTTGAAAACTGGAAAATCGCCTTCACATTGCGAGGTCATACAGCTGACGTG GTGGATCTAAATTGGTCTCCGGATGATTCAACATTGGCTAGCGGAAGTTTGGATAACACGATTCATATTTGGGATGTGAGCAACGGTATCTGCACAGCGGTTTTACGGGGGCATTCGAGTCTCGTCAAAGGGGTAACGTGGGACCCCATCGGTTCCTTTATAGCAAGTCAGTCGGATGACAAAACCGTAATCATCTGGCGAACGTCAGACTGGAGCCTCGCACATAGGACAGATGGACACTGGACAAAATCA CTTGGATCTACTTTCTTCAGGCGGCTTGGGTGGTCACCGTGTGGCCATTTTATAACAACAACGCACGGGTTCCAAAAACCGAGACATTCGGCACCGGTTCTAGAGCGAGGAGAATGGACTGCTACCTTTGACTTTTTAGGGCACAATGCCCCGATAATTGTGGTAAAGTTTAATCATTCGATGTTTAAAAGAAACCCGACAAATACCCATGAAGCAAAAGGTGCTTCCGCGGGTTGGGCTAACGGGTCATCAAAGAACAGTGGGAAAGAATCGCAACCGTACAATGTTATCGCTATCGGAAGTCAAGATCGTACCATTACCGTTTGGACTACTGCAAGTGCCCGCCCCCTTTTTGTTGCTAAACATTTCTTTACTCAAAGCGTTGTTGACTTGTCATG GAGTCCCGATGGGTATTCGTTATTTGCTTGTTCTTTAGACGGGACTGTTGCTACTTTTCACTTTGAGGTAAAAGAAATCGGTCATAGGTTAAGTGATGTGGAACTCGAAGAATTGAAAAAAAGCCGTTACGGCGACGTTAGGGGTCGGCAAGCAAATTTAGCGGAAAGTCCCGCACAGTTGCTTCTAGAAGCCGCTTCTAAAAAGGTTACTGCACCTGTCGCAAATAATAATACTCCTTCCACCATGAAATCGTCTAGTTTAGATATCGCATCAAAGGTTGACCCGTTACCCGATCTTGGTAAAAATACGGTAGGAGTCGTTGACAATACATCGAATAAAACCGTAACTCAAGCTCCTCGTGTGTCTAGTCCTGTAAAACAAAGAGAATACCGACGACCTGACGGTCGGAAACGGATCATTCCGGAAGCTGTTAGAGTTCCTGCTCAAGGAGAAAACATAAACCTAAACACATCAACAGTTTCACAATCCCAAAATGTTGACTTTTCCATGAAGTCAACTGAGAACGGTGATTTAGCGTTTCGTGAGGGCCCGCCTACTAAGAAGGCAATGGTTGCAGGCGTGTCTTCTCGAGCTACTGTTAGTGAGAGTTTAATAATCGAAAAGGTTCCGGTTTCTGCTGATAAAGATGGAAATATAAACGTTGAACAAATCGGAGGTCTAAAGAGTTCTTCGGGTTCTTTTAAACCCCTTTCGATTAGGGTTTTTGATAATAAAGAAGGTGATACACATGTTTGTTTGGAAGCTCGTCCTAAGGAACATGCAGCCAATGACATTATTGGGGTCGGGAGTACGTTTTTGATGAAAGAAACAGAAATTTCTTGCACGAGAAACGGTCAAACTCTTTGGTCTGACCGGATCTCGTGCAACGTTACGGTTTTGGCCGGAAATACCAATTTTTGGGCCGTCGGGTGTGAAGATGGATCCCTGCAG gtttACACAAAATGCGGGAGAAGATCAATGCCGACTATGATGATGGGGTCCACCCCGGTGTTCATCGATTGTGACGATTCTTGGAAATTGTTACTCGTCACAAGAAAAGGGTCGTTATATGTGTGGGACCTTTTCAACCGAAAATGCATACTTCATGATTCATTAGCATCACTTATGAATTCAGATCCAAAATCAACCG GGTCTGTTAAAGTAATATCCGCAAAGTTATCAAAGTCCGGATCTCCGCTCGTTACACTTGCCACACGTCATGCCTTCATGTTCGATATGAATCTCATGTGTTGGCTACGTGTTGCAGATGATTGCTTCCCGGCTTCTAATTTCGCCAGCTCGTTTACTTTAGGGTTTCCGCAAAATGGTGAGCTGGCAGCCTTGCAAGTTGATGTGCGCAAATTTTTGGCCCGAAAGCCCGGCTGGAGCAG AGTGACCGATGATGGAGTGCAGACACGGGCCCACTTAGAAGCCCAATTAGCGTCTGCGTTGTCGTTGAAGTCTCCAAATGAGTATCGACAATGTCTCCTTTCATATATACGTTTTCTCGCTAG AGAAGCTGATGAGGCTCGACTGCGTGAAGTGTGTGAAAATTTTCTCGGACCGCCAACAGGGATGGCAGAAACCGTTGCTTCTGATGCAAGTAATCCCACATGGGATCCTTGTGTTCTT GGAATGAAAAAGCATAAACTACTGAGGGAAGATATTCTTCCAGCAATGGCATCAAACCGAAAAGTACAACGGCTGCTGAACGAGTTCATGGATCTTTTGTCCGAATACAAAACCGCCAACCCGAATCTCGAACCACCGGCTACCACCAGCAACACAATCACTCCACCGCCAGCAACAGATCAAACTGCCGCCAAACCATCAGCAACAAACGAAACAACCACTGCACCGCCAGTGGTGAATGACGTGGCTCAAACGGAGTCTGCCACCCAACCTATGGATGAAGAACAACCCGGGAACCATCCACCTAAGTCGGATCAAATGGATGTCGACCCGCCCTCAACTAACAAAACCGACCCGGTTCCAGATGAGATGACCTCTTGA